The proteins below come from a single Limnobaculum xujianqingii genomic window:
- the rlmB gene encoding 23S rRNA (guanosine(2251)-2'-O)-methyltransferase RlmB — protein MSEIIYGIHAVQSLLERDPQRFIEVFILKGREDRRLLPLIQEIEQNGISVQVANRQWLDNKAEGAVHQGIVARVKEGRQYQENDLPDLLEGLEKPFLLVLDGVTDPHNLGACLRSADAAGVHAVIVPRDRSAQLNATAKKVASGAAETVPLIRVTNLARALRYLQEQNIWIVGTAGEADHTLYQTKCTGPVALVMGAEGEGMRRLTREHCDELISIPMAGSVSSLNVSVATGICLFEIVRQRGE, from the coding sequence ATGAGTGAAATTATTTACGGGATCCATGCTGTTCAATCACTGTTAGAACGCGATCCTCAACGTTTTATTGAAGTGTTTATTCTTAAAGGTCGTGAAGATCGCCGCCTGCTGCCGTTGATTCAGGAAATTGAGCAAAACGGTATTTCGGTTCAGGTCGCTAATCGCCAGTGGCTGGATAATAAGGCCGAAGGCGCAGTACATCAGGGAATTGTTGCCCGAGTTAAAGAAGGGCGTCAGTATCAGGAAAACGATCTACCAGATCTGCTTGAGGGATTAGAAAAGCCATTCCTGTTAGTGCTGGATGGTGTTACTGACCCTCATAATTTGGGTGCCTGTTTACGTAGTGCCGATGCGGCTGGAGTTCATGCGGTAATTGTTCCTCGTGACCGTTCAGCTCAACTGAACGCAACGGCGAAAAAAGTAGCCAGCGGCGCGGCAGAAACCGTTCCTTTGATTCGGGTGACTAATCTGGCCCGCGCCTTGCGATACCTGCAAGAACAAAATATCTGGATTGTGGGGACAGCGGGAGAAGCTGACCATACGCTGTATCAGACTAAATGTACTGGCCCGGTTGCTTTAGTCATGGGGGCGGAAGGCGAAGGTATGCGTCGTCTGACGCGTGAACACTGCGATGAGCTGATTAGTATTCCCATGGCGGGAAGTGTGTCATCACTGAACGTATCAGTGGCGACCGGCATATGCCTGTTTGAGATTGTGCGCCAGCGAGGAGAGTAG